The Leucobacter chromiiresistens genome has a window encoding:
- a CDS encoding ParB N-terminal domain-containing protein, protein MSTAILPDNVTIRPAELDIASIIVRERQRGVDAAHVTLLRNSIRDTGKQIVPIAVSERADGKLVLIDGAHRLEAAKQDGRTTIRAEVYTNLAEDQESVLEFVTNRARKDLSPAEILEAWETFDLPLYQLQAKERQLSGLRQGQAIPVIPAGNNGEVQPSVSVREVAIEKTGHEPEYLAKVAAVRNLAQAEDVPDEVREVAQRGYEKLKTSMAKVDPIFKAVQKTHDAVLRQSEDPEMVKKRAAEQRLDEVVRSTTLLQEKLESSDFRDVLVLAGRMGEWHRESLRAVRVALVNALSSVVVVECTVDGEVSQSLQRIGVEVTHLFSSQTLRQLGLEDRRG, encoded by the coding sequence ATGAGCACCGCAATCCTTCCCGACAACGTCACTATTCGTCCGGCTGAGCTCGACATCGCGTCGATCATCGTGCGCGAGCGTCAACGAGGTGTCGACGCCGCCCACGTAACGCTGCTGCGCAACTCGATCCGTGATACCGGCAAACAGATCGTCCCGATTGCGGTCTCTGAACGCGCAGACGGCAAGCTCGTGCTCATCGACGGGGCACACCGTCTCGAAGCGGCGAAGCAGGACGGTCGAACCACGATTCGGGCGGAGGTGTACACGAACCTCGCCGAGGATCAGGAGAGCGTGCTCGAGTTCGTCACGAATCGTGCCCGCAAGGATCTCTCACCCGCCGAGATCCTCGAAGCGTGGGAGACGTTCGACTTGCCGCTCTATCAGCTGCAGGCGAAAGAGCGGCAACTGTCGGGGCTTCGACAAGGGCAGGCGATCCCCGTTATTCCTGCCGGGAATAACGGGGAGGTGCAACCCTCGGTGAGCGTGCGCGAGGTGGCGATCGAGAAGACCGGTCACGAGCCGGAGTACCTGGCGAAGGTTGCTGCGGTGCGGAACCTTGCGCAGGCGGAGGACGTACCGGACGAGGTGCGGGAGGTCGCGCAGCGAGGTTACGAGAAGCTCAAGACCTCCATGGCGAAGGTGGATCCCATCTTCAAGGCGGTCCAGAAGACTCACGATGCGGTGCTCCGGCAGTCGGAGGATCCCGAAATGGTGAAGAAGCGCGCTGCAGAGCAACGTCTGGACGAGGTGGTCCGCAGCACGACACTCCTGCAGGAGAAGCTGGAGAGCAGCGATTTCCGGGACGTTCTGGTGCTCGCCGGCCGGATGGGCGAGTGGCATCGCGAATCGTTGCGAGCGGTGCGTGTGGCGCTCGTGAACGCGCTCTCCTCGGTCGTGGTCGTCGAGTGCACGGTCGACGGTGAGGTGTCTCAGAGCTTGCAGCGGATCGGTGTCGAAGTCACGCATCTGTTCTCGTCGCAGACGCTCCGTCAGCTCGGATTGGAGGACCGTCGTGGCTGA
- a CDS encoding acyl carrier protein, with the protein MAFSNEEVLAGLAELVNDETGIAADVVALDKSFTDDLDIDSISMMTIVVNAEEKFDVKIPDEEVKNLKTVGDAVDFIVKAQA; encoded by the coding sequence ATGGCATTCAGCAATGAAGAGGTCCTCGCAGGTCTTGCCGAGCTCGTCAACGACGAGACCGGCATCGCGGCAGACGTCGTCGCTCTCGACAAGTCGTTCACGGACGACCTCGACATCGACTCCATCTCGATGATGACCATCGTCGTCAACGCGGAGGAGAAGTTCGACGTCAAGATCCCCGACGAGGAAGTCAAGAACCTCAAGACCGTCGGCGACGCCGTCGACTTCATCGTGAAGGCTCAGGCCTAA
- a CDS encoding helix-turn-helix domain-containing protein: protein MVGVCLCNRSRRIANMPKSEAQDPITPDVTGERIAMLLWRAHMSVASLARQIGRDRSAFSLKLNGHRRWYLDELIEIAAELDTSVGFLLGETDDDRRPEHLQSTQKAPTASAVGADGVGRAGLEPATDGL, encoded by the coding sequence ATGGTGGGCGTTTGTTTATGCAATCGTTCCCGTAGAATCGCAAACATGCCGAAGAGTGAAGCGCAAGATCCGATTACTCCTGACGTTACGGGCGAGCGAATTGCGATGCTGCTGTGGCGTGCACATATGTCCGTCGCTTCTCTGGCACGTCAGATCGGTCGGGATCGGTCGGCGTTCAGTCTGAAATTGAATGGCCATCGACGCTGGTATCTCGATGAGCTGATCGAAATTGCGGCCGAACTGGATACATCCGTCGGTTTTCTTTTGGGGGAGACTGACGACGATCGTCGACCGGAACATCTCCAAAGCACGCAAAAGGCTCCCACCGCGAGTGCGGTGGGAGCCGATGGAGTAGGGCGTGCGGGACTTGAACCCGCGACCGATGGATTATGA
- a CDS encoding Dps family protein has translation MSTKQITVPAAQGDLHRPSGVAQYLTPVVHDLIALAVNGKQAHWHVRGENFIGVHEYLDTVVSNAQNAADTVAERIVALGLPIDARIGTVAARTTTPDLSDGFQQSKVTVREVVAQIDATLATVYAAVKGLDDIDLVSQDVVIAIAQELDKDRWFLSSHFAE, from the coding sequence ATGTCTACCAAGCAGATCACTGTTCCCGCAGCTCAGGGCGACCTGCACCGCCCGTCCGGTGTGGCGCAGTACCTGACCCCCGTCGTACACGACCTCATCGCCCTCGCGGTGAATGGCAAGCAGGCGCACTGGCACGTGCGCGGTGAGAACTTCATCGGCGTCCACGAGTACCTCGACACCGTGGTGTCGAATGCGCAGAACGCGGCCGACACGGTCGCGGAGCGCATCGTCGCTCTGGGCCTGCCGATCGACGCCCGCATCGGCACTGTTGCGGCGCGCACCACGACTCCCGACCTGAGCGACGGCTTCCAGCAGTCCAAGGTGACGGTGCGCGAGGTCGTCGCGCAGATCGACGCCACCCTCGCGACCGTCTACGCGGCCGTGAAGGGGCTCGACGACATCGACCTCGTCAGCCAGGACGTCGTCATCGCAATCGCGCAGGAGCTCGACAAGGACCGCTGGTTCCTGTCGTCGCACTTCGCGGAGTAA
- a CDS encoding FadR/GntR family transcriptional regulator, whose product MSTPLRGSQKARDTLEYLREKISSSAWAVGDLIPKEPELMELIGVGKSTVREAVRSLAAFGMLETVPGVGTFVRSRTPVSTLLTEFLADHDLEEVLVYRRSLENEAAQHAAVHRSEAQLEALRDAVRRDEQADRDEVITCEQSTTPGSFHLLVVEASGSKLLLDLYLGVISVLQRARAQGRVILGTTLETMHLDHGAVLRAIEARDVRSAAHSMALHVDRDLGLRTDMLDFSRHTERAASLIGAGYDPGVAIEQAFAEAAPESGTRAEDVADATLTADEHEVEAAGTGELEIDAPRR is encoded by the coding sequence ATGTCCACTCCCCTGCGGGGTTCGCAGAAGGCGCGCGACACGCTCGAGTACCTGCGCGAGAAGATCTCTTCGAGCGCGTGGGCGGTCGGCGACCTGATCCCGAAAGAGCCGGAGCTCATGGAGCTCATCGGCGTCGGCAAGTCGACGGTGCGCGAAGCGGTGCGCTCGCTGGCTGCCTTCGGCATGCTGGAGACCGTGCCCGGCGTCGGCACCTTCGTGCGCTCCCGCACGCCGGTGAGCACGCTGCTCACGGAGTTCCTCGCCGACCACGACCTCGAAGAGGTGCTCGTGTACCGGCGCTCGCTCGAGAACGAGGCGGCGCAGCACGCGGCCGTGCACCGCAGCGAGGCGCAGCTCGAGGCGCTGCGCGACGCCGTGCGGCGAGACGAGCAGGCCGACCGTGACGAAGTCATCACCTGCGAGCAGAGCACGACGCCCGGCTCCTTCCACCTGCTCGTCGTCGAGGCGAGCGGCAGCAAGCTGCTGCTCGACCTCTACCTCGGCGTGATCTCGGTGCTGCAGCGCGCCCGCGCTCAGGGACGCGTCATCCTGGGCACCACGCTCGAGACGATGCACCTCGACCACGGGGCCGTGCTGCGCGCCATCGAGGCGCGCGACGTGCGGAGCGCCGCGCACTCCATGGCGCTGCACGTCGACCGCGATCTCGGCCTGAGAACCGACATGCTCGACTTCAGCCGGCACACCGAGCGGGCCGCATCCCTCATCGGCGCCGGATACGATCCGGGCGTCGCCATCGAGCAGGCGTTCGCGGAGGCCGCGCCCGAGTCTGGCACCAGGGCCGAAGACGTCGCCGATGCAACGCTGACCGCAGACGAGCACGAGGTCGAAGCCGCCGGAACCGGCGAGCTCGAAATCGACGCACCCCGTCGCTAA
- a CDS encoding glutamine amidotransferase, with protein MKPFLLITTRGEDDVAAHEHAAYCRLTGLLPDELEWIRADRATIGDIAFARYSGIILAGSPFTVSEPPERKSAVERRVERELSGLLDEVVRRDFPFLGVCYGVGTIGSHQGARVDRTYGEPSQAVRISLTRAGTSDPLLRELPASFDAFVGHKEAISDVPPSITVLASSPTCPVQAFRVGENVYATQFHPELDTAAFTARVRSYAGHGYFEPSQVDSIIATAEAADVRASHMVLARFVEEYLDSRRGDRSAGPTSEPIAHAI; from the coding sequence ATGAAGCCGTTCCTGCTCATCACCACCCGTGGTGAGGACGACGTCGCCGCGCACGAGCACGCGGCGTACTGCAGACTGACCGGTCTGCTGCCCGACGAACTCGAATGGATCCGCGCCGACCGGGCGACGATCGGCGACATCGCGTTCGCGCGATATTCGGGAATCATCCTCGCCGGAAGCCCGTTCACCGTGAGCGAGCCTCCCGAGCGCAAGTCGGCCGTGGAGCGGCGCGTCGAACGCGAGCTCAGCGGCCTGCTCGACGAAGTCGTGCGCCGCGACTTCCCGTTCCTCGGCGTCTGCTACGGGGTCGGCACCATCGGCTCGCACCAGGGGGCCCGCGTCGACCGCACCTACGGCGAGCCGTCGCAGGCGGTGCGCATCAGCCTGACTCGAGCAGGCACCTCCGATCCGCTGCTGCGCGAGCTCCCCGCCTCGTTCGACGCCTTCGTCGGACACAAAGAGGCCATCAGCGATGTGCCGCCGAGCATCACCGTGCTGGCCAGCTCCCCCACGTGCCCGGTTCAGGCGTTCCGCGTCGGCGAGAACGTGTACGCGACGCAGTTCCACCCCGAGCTCGACACCGCGGCCTTCACCGCTCGCGTGCGCTCGTACGCCGGCCACGGCTACTTCGAGCCCTCGCAGGTCGACTCGATCATCGCCACGGCGGAAGCCGCGGACGTGCGCGCGTCGCACATGGTGCTCGCGCGGTTCGTCGAGGAGTACCTGGATTCTCGCCGCGGCGACCGCAGCGCGGGGCCGACGAGCGAACCGATCGCGCACGCGATCTGA
- a CDS encoding SCO6880 family protein, which yields MRYSRRASQGVVMGIDKPGIWSLGIAVAPVMATVVTQGPFAALSVAVLMSPLAITGLIKRHGIALTQWLVWAARFRLRKMMGRTMFKRRVKRAEPIIRGELQLPGLEDRFQIWESPSGVAVVWDKARQTASITCMVTSPGMARHRTQVMTAHDRERLTGALMQVAGSWTRRRQIMRVSMQERTRPGTIVREQRTFDELGATGDLAASYQEALMRIADESVLHPQSITLTIDAGGGAGRAAAKDLGGGKAGILGMVEQEIAATTESLRVAGFTRVMWTSPREWGAWGRGIVDPVAEGKIDIRLGTAFEGIAPELAGPMSCIDEKDYVETDSAFHRVYWIAEYPRLETLPGFMGEIASAETSAGVPVRHTLQIVGTPVPIEQALRGIRKQRDSWKQNAALKARRGNDMTIADNADWQNLDAREQDLINGQGELAWTGFVVVSALSHEALLQSCTSMELAGSTASIELVPLTYQQAAALMTVAYPAGTGM from the coding sequence GTGCGCTATTCGCGCCGCGCCTCCCAGGGTGTCGTCATGGGAATCGACAAGCCGGGCATCTGGTCGCTGGGAATCGCTGTCGCACCGGTGATGGCAACCGTCGTCACCCAGGGGCCATTCGCCGCGCTGTCCGTGGCGGTTCTGATGTCGCCGCTCGCGATCACCGGGCTGATCAAGCGGCACGGGATCGCGCTCACGCAGTGGCTCGTCTGGGCGGCACGTTTTCGATTGAGAAAGATGATGGGGAGGACCATGTTCAAGCGTCGCGTGAAGCGCGCAGAGCCGATCATTCGCGGGGAGCTGCAGCTCCCCGGACTCGAAGACCGCTTCCAAATCTGGGAGTCGCCGTCCGGGGTCGCCGTGGTGTGGGACAAGGCGCGCCAGACGGCGTCGATCACGTGCATGGTGACGTCTCCGGGCATGGCCCGGCACCGCACGCAGGTGATGACCGCTCACGACCGGGAACGGCTGACGGGTGCGCTCATGCAGGTTGCCGGGTCGTGGACGCGGCGTCGTCAGATCATGCGGGTCTCGATGCAGGAACGCACCCGGCCGGGGACGATCGTCCGCGAGCAGCGTACCTTCGACGAGCTCGGCGCGACCGGCGACCTGGCCGCGTCGTATCAGGAGGCCCTGATGCGCATCGCTGACGAGAGCGTGCTGCACCCGCAGTCGATCACGCTCACCATCGACGCGGGCGGCGGTGCGGGGCGCGCGGCCGCGAAAGACCTCGGCGGCGGCAAGGCCGGGATCCTCGGCATGGTCGAGCAGGAGATAGCCGCGACGACCGAGTCGCTGCGCGTGGCCGGCTTCACGAGGGTGATGTGGACCTCGCCGCGCGAGTGGGGAGCGTGGGGGCGCGGCATCGTCGACCCGGTCGCGGAGGGCAAGATCGACATCCGCCTCGGGACCGCGTTCGAAGGGATCGCCCCGGAGCTCGCCGGCCCCATGTCCTGCATCGACGAGAAGGACTACGTTGAGACGGATTCCGCGTTCCACCGCGTCTACTGGATCGCCGAGTACCCGCGCCTGGAGACGCTGCCGGGGTTCATGGGCGAGATCGCGAGCGCGGAGACTTCAGCGGGCGTCCCGGTGCGGCACACGCTGCAGATCGTGGGCACACCGGTCCCGATCGAGCAGGCGCTGAGAGGCATCCGTAAGCAGCGCGACTCGTGGAAGCAGAACGCGGCGCTGAAGGCTCGCCGCGGCAACGACATGACGATCGCGGACAACGCGGACTGGCAGAACCTCGACGCCCGCGAGCAGGACCTCATCAACGGTCAGGGCGAGCTCGCCTGGACGGGGTTCGTGGTGGTGTCCGCGCTGAGCCACGAGGCCCTGCTGCAGAGCTGCACGTCGATGGAGCTCGCCGGCAGCACGGCCTCGATCGAACTCGTTCCCCTCACCTATCAGCAGGCCGCCGCGCTCATGACTGTGGCGTACCCGGCCGGAACAGGCATGTGA
- a CDS encoding M23 family metallopeptidase, translated as MAAPIVAKVAVQVAQSKTGRRIILGVLALVLVIVMLPVILIGGAAMALTTAATENVETCTTGEAAGGFSAEQLGNAVAIRTVAADMEVPASGVKIAIMVALVESNLTNLANTGVPESLMAPNQGTPGSDHDSVGIMQQRPSAGWGTPSELMKPEFAARAFFGGPSGPNGGSPRGLLDIPGWESMKLGAAAQAVQVSAFPDRYEERAADADAVLAALGDTTTGCESGAGGGAPPKVVGGWANPIGMQSWGTYENHAGGAMDVHVDVGTPVYAPAAGKVFDLSEGCGGKVIGVQHDVQYTTAFAHMSSFAVAPGEHVKGGQLIGYSGASGSCVDGAHLHFEVRVGPDPTAWGTFTPAYKFMREQGITMGPCTTGCDLYPM; from the coding sequence ATGGCTGCCCCGATCGTCGCGAAAGTAGCGGTGCAGGTCGCCCAGTCCAAGACTGGGCGCCGCATTATCCTGGGTGTGCTCGCGCTCGTTCTCGTGATCGTGATGCTGCCGGTGATCCTCATCGGGGGCGCGGCGATGGCGCTCACTACGGCAGCTACCGAGAATGTCGAGACCTGCACCACCGGCGAGGCCGCCGGCGGATTCTCGGCCGAGCAGCTCGGAAACGCAGTGGCGATTCGGACGGTCGCAGCCGACATGGAAGTGCCAGCCTCAGGCGTGAAGATCGCGATCATGGTGGCTCTGGTGGAGTCAAACCTGACGAACCTGGCGAACACGGGCGTCCCGGAGTCGCTCATGGCCCCCAACCAGGGGACGCCCGGGTCAGACCACGATTCGGTCGGCATCATGCAGCAGCGCCCCTCAGCGGGGTGGGGAACGCCGTCAGAGCTGATGAAGCCGGAGTTCGCCGCGCGCGCGTTCTTCGGCGGCCCGAGCGGCCCGAACGGCGGGAGCCCGCGCGGGCTGCTCGACATTCCCGGGTGGGAGTCGATGAAGTTGGGTGCCGCCGCGCAAGCGGTGCAGGTCAGCGCGTTTCCCGACCGCTACGAGGAGCGAGCGGCGGACGCCGACGCGGTGCTCGCCGCGCTCGGCGACACCACGACCGGATGCGAGAGCGGCGCCGGCGGAGGCGCACCTCCGAAGGTGGTGGGTGGCTGGGCGAACCCGATCGGGATGCAGTCGTGGGGGACGTACGAGAACCATGCCGGGGGTGCGATGGACGTTCACGTCGACGTCGGCACTCCCGTGTACGCCCCGGCGGCGGGCAAGGTCTTCGACCTGTCCGAAGGCTGCGGCGGCAAGGTCATCGGGGTGCAGCACGACGTGCAGTACACCACGGCGTTCGCGCACATGTCCTCGTTCGCGGTTGCCCCGGGGGAACACGTGAAGGGGGGCCAGCTCATCGGATACTCCGGCGCTTCGGGATCGTGCGTTGACGGTGCTCACTTGCACTTCGAGGTTCGTGTGGGGCCCGACCCGACCGCCTGGGGCACGTTTACACCCGCCTACAAGTTCATGCGAGAGCAGGGAATCACGATGGGTCCATGCACGACCGGGTGCGATCTGTACCCGATGTGA
- a CDS encoding helix-turn-helix domain-containing protein — protein MPTSNDQAARDLDRLRNERDLTRAWIARRVGRSEMWVSRKLTGKVPLTIDDYNLLLKVIQSVAPKEMLFK, from the coding sequence GTGCCAACCTCTAATGATCAAGCGGCCCGCGACCTCGATCGCCTACGAAACGAACGCGATTTGACGCGGGCGTGGATTGCTCGGCGGGTCGGACGGAGCGAAATGTGGGTCTCGAGGAAGCTGACCGGCAAAGTGCCGCTCACGATCGACGACTACAACTTGCTGCTGAAAGTCATTCAGTCCGTTGCGCCGAAGGAAATGCTCTTTAAATAG
- the hemQ gene encoding hydrogen peroxide-dependent heme synthase — translation MNEGERPQVDHRHVAEQINAATNFTMYAVFAERRGAENGRGASGPGDVAELLAALERIEGLQTRGWYDISGFRADADLLVWWFAPTTDALQRAYRTLWEWGGGRLAPVWSNIGVHRAAEFNRGHVPAFLAGDAPKEFLCVYPFVRGRDWYLLPDAERGKLLREHGMAARDYGDVLANTVASFALGDYEWLLAFEADDLVRIVDLMRELRATEARRHVIEETPFFTGPRRPAEELLQRIAR, via the coding sequence ATGAACGAGGGAGAGCGGCCGCAGGTCGATCACCGGCATGTCGCCGAGCAGATCAACGCTGCAACGAACTTCACGATGTACGCCGTGTTCGCGGAGCGCCGCGGTGCCGAGAACGGGCGAGGCGCGAGCGGGCCCGGCGATGTCGCCGAGCTGCTTGCCGCACTCGAGCGCATCGAGGGCCTGCAGACCCGCGGGTGGTACGACATCTCGGGCTTCCGCGCCGACGCGGATCTGCTGGTGTGGTGGTTCGCGCCCACCACGGATGCGCTGCAGCGCGCCTACCGCACGCTCTGGGAGTGGGGCGGCGGTCGGCTCGCGCCGGTCTGGTCGAACATCGGCGTGCACCGCGCGGCCGAGTTCAATCGCGGCCACGTTCCCGCCTTCCTCGCAGGTGACGCGCCGAAGGAGTTCCTCTGCGTGTACCCGTTCGTGCGCGGGCGCGACTGGTACCTCCTCCCTGATGCGGAGCGCGGCAAGCTGCTGCGCGAGCACGGCATGGCGGCGCGCGATTACGGCGACGTGCTCGCCAACACCGTCGCATCGTTCGCGCTCGGCGATTACGAGTGGCTGCTCGCGTTCGAAGCCGACGACCTCGTGCGCATCGTCGACCTGATGCGCGAGCTGCGCGCCACCGAGGCCCGCCGCCATGTGATCGAGGAGACGCCGTTCTTCACCGGGCCCCGTCGCCCGGCCGAGGAGCTGCTGCAACGCATCGCCCGATAA
- a CDS encoding beta-ketoacyl-ACP synthase III, producing the protein MPALVQPSGPAHTRILSIGAARGDLDVPNDDLVGPIDSSDEWIRQRTGIVQRRRASRSIGAVDLAVEAAEQAIVRSGLERSDIDGVIIATISNVAVTPSMASLAAHRLGLTPAAAFDISAACAGYVYGVAQADALVRAGVCRNVVVIGAEKLSDIVDPTDRSISFLLADGAGAVVVGPSDHTGIGPTVWGSDGEKWDAIRVTSTFEEYRNNPGTVAWPTLRQDGQTVFRWAVWEMAKVARETLEASGIEASDLAAFIPHQANMRIVDEFAKQLKLPDTVAIARDIEMQGNTSAASIPLALHALLEERPELSGGLALTIGFGAGLVYGAQVIEIP; encoded by the coding sequence ATGCCTGCTCTCGTGCAGCCCTCGGGCCCTGCTCACACCCGCATCCTCTCGATCGGCGCCGCTCGCGGCGACCTCGACGTGCCGAACGACGACCTCGTCGGACCGATCGACTCCTCAGACGAATGGATCCGGCAGCGCACCGGCATCGTGCAGCGCCGCCGCGCGAGCCGCTCGATCGGTGCGGTCGACCTCGCAGTGGAAGCCGCCGAGCAGGCCATCGTGCGCTCGGGCCTCGAGCGATCCGACATCGACGGCGTGATCATCGCGACCATCTCGAACGTCGCCGTGACCCCGTCGATGGCGTCGCTCGCCGCTCACCGCCTCGGACTCACCCCCGCCGCCGCCTTCGACATCTCCGCCGCCTGCGCCGGCTACGTCTACGGGGTCGCTCAGGCCGACGCGCTCGTGCGCGCCGGGGTGTGCCGCAACGTGGTCGTGATCGGCGCCGAGAAGCTCTCCGACATCGTCGACCCGACGGATCGCAGCATCTCCTTCCTGCTCGCCGACGGCGCGGGCGCCGTGGTCGTCGGCCCGAGCGATCACACTGGCATCGGCCCTACCGTGTGGGGGTCGGACGGCGAGAAGTGGGACGCCATCCGCGTGACGTCGACCTTCGAGGAGTACCGCAACAACCCCGGCACCGTCGCCTGGCCGACGCTGCGTCAGGACGGGCAGACCGTCTTCCGCTGGGCCGTCTGGGAGATGGCGAAGGTCGCCCGCGAGACCCTCGAGGCCTCGGGCATCGAGGCGTCCGACCTGGCCGCCTTCATCCCGCACCAGGCGAATATGCGCATCGTCGACGAGTTCGCGAAGCAGTTGAAGCTGCCCGACACCGTCGCGATCGCCCGCGACATCGAGATGCAGGGCAACACCTCGGCCGCGTCGATCCCGCTCGCCCTGCATGCGCTGCTCGAGGAGCGGCCGGAGCTCTCGGGCGGGCTGGCGCTCACCATCGGCTTCGGCGCCGGCCTCGTGTACGGCGCGCAGGTCATCGAGATCCCCTGA
- a CDS encoding beta-ketoacyl-[acyl-carrier-protein] synthase family protein — MTKKIVVTGIGASSPIGGTAPESWRALLAGESGVRTLANDWVEEYGLAVGFAGTAKVDPAEVLERPVAKRLDPSSRFALVAALEAWADAGSPEVAPERLGVDWATGIGGLWTLLDAWDTLREKGPRRVMPLTVPMLMPNAPAAAVSMHLEARAFARTVASACASSTESIANAFEHLQLGLADVVIAGGAEAAIHPITLASFNSAQALSKRNDSPETASRPYNIDRDGFVMGEGAGALVLETEEHALARGAKIYAEIAGGGVTADSYHITANDPEGKGASRAVELALAQAGATADEVTHINAHATSTPVGDIAEYTALRNVFGERMTEIPVSATKAATGHLLGGTGALEAIFTVLAVQQRIAPPTINLVSQDPEIPLTVSSEQQSLGDAPQLAISNSFGFGGHNAVLAVRSYE; from the coding sequence ATGACGAAGAAGATTGTCGTTACCGGCATCGGAGCCTCCTCGCCCATCGGCGGAACGGCCCCCGAGAGCTGGCGCGCGCTGCTCGCCGGTGAATCCGGTGTTCGCACGCTCGCGAACGACTGGGTCGAGGAGTACGGCCTCGCCGTCGGCTTCGCCGGCACCGCCAAGGTCGACCCGGCCGAGGTGCTCGAACGGCCCGTCGCGAAGCGTCTGGACCCCTCGAGCCGCTTCGCGCTGGTCGCCGCCCTCGAGGCGTGGGCCGACGCGGGCAGCCCCGAGGTCGCGCCCGAGCGGCTCGGCGTCGACTGGGCGACCGGCATCGGCGGCCTCTGGACGCTGCTCGATGCGTGGGACACGCTGCGCGAGAAGGGCCCGCGTCGCGTCATGCCGCTGACCGTGCCGATGCTCATGCCGAACGCGCCCGCAGCGGCCGTATCGATGCACCTGGAAGCCCGCGCCTTCGCGCGCACGGTCGCGTCCGCATGCGCCTCCAGTACCGAGTCGATCGCCAACGCGTTCGAGCATCTCCAGCTCGGGCTGGCCGACGTGGTCATCGCGGGCGGTGCGGAGGCCGCGATCCACCCCATCACCCTCGCGTCGTTCAACTCCGCCCAGGCGCTGTCGAAGCGCAACGACTCCCCCGAGACGGCCTCGCGGCCCTACAACATCGACCGCGACGGATTCGTCATGGGCGAAGGAGCGGGCGCGCTCGTGCTCGAGACCGAAGAGCACGCGCTCGCGCGCGGCGCTAAGATCTACGCCGAGATCGCGGGCGGCGGAGTTACCGCCGATTCGTACCACATCACGGCGAACGACCCCGAGGGCAAGGGCGCAAGCCGCGCCGTCGAGCTGGCGCTCGCCCAGGCCGGGGCGACGGCCGACGAGGTGACGCACATCAACGCGCACGCGACGTCCACCCCCGTCGGCGACATCGCCGAGTACACCGCTCTGCGCAACGTGTTCGGCGAGCGGATGACCGAGATCCCCGTCTCGGCCACCAAGGCCGCCACCGGCCACCTGCTCGGCGGCACCGGAGCACTCGAGGCCATCTTCACGGTGCTCGCGGTGCAGCAGCGCATCGCGCCGCCGACCATCAATCTCGTGTCGCAGGATCCCGAGATCCCGTTGACCGTGTCGAGCGAGCAGCAGTCGCTGGGCGACGCCCCGCAGCTCGCCATCTCGAACTCGTTCGGGTTCGGCGGCCACAACGCCGTGCTCGCGGTTCGCTCGTACGAGTAG